A genomic region of Metopolophium dirhodum isolate CAU chromosome 1, ASM1992520v1, whole genome shotgun sequence contains the following coding sequences:
- the LOC132953611 gene encoding probable serine/threonine-protein kinase DDB_G0272254 has product MNNSSEENISDEFETIAKETLDRIIEIIENENNLEIDVNNTDSEIIDNIEIHNLDEELDTFNEEIINERIEIKPISSDILNKSLRLINLEEFENSPTTGTIRQGLRSNRNTIHTEYIQPKRIVKAKKMTDGTDMKPISALDAIKLFPNYSGQSKIYPFLNACEVIISTVDSEQHPFMLKIIAATKLSDRAFSVTRYKEIIEWGDMKKILLDAFETPYGAANLQIELNIVKTKHNETICAYNNRVEEIYQKLCNTVAIDKTPTEAKILRDNIREQALVSYINGLSDQIKFEVKTKNPTTLEQAMQIALITEKNIRTYNDVQDIFRANNTYSNRNTHQNRQFNNNNQNTAYNYRNNDNNNNINRNNTYDRNTNRNPNPRNINFNVKRCHTCNREGHFSSQCRTKNVAYNSRPPNQNNFHENPS; this is encoded by the coding sequence atgaacaatagtTCAGAGGAAAATATTAGCGACGAATTCGAAACTATAGCTAAGGAAACATTAGAtagaataattgaaataatcgaAAACgagaataatttagaaattgacGTAAACAATACTGATAGCGAAATAATTGACAACATAGAAATACATAACTTAGACGAAGAGTTAGACACATTTAACGAAGAAATAATTAACGAACGTATAGAGATCAAACCAATAAGTagtgatatattaaataaaagtttaagatTAATAAACCTAGAGGAGTTTGAAAATAGTCCTACTACTGGCACAATTCGCCAAGGTTTACGAAGTAATAGAAATACTATTCACACCGAATATATACAACCGAAAAGAATAGTCAAAGCTAAGAAAATGACAGACGGTACCGATATGAAACCGATAAGCGCGTTAGACGCAATCAAATTATTTCCTAACTATTCAGGACAATCCAAAATATATCCATTTTTAAATGCCTGCGAAGTAATTATAAGTACGGTAGACTCAGAACAGCACCCTttcatgttaaaaattatagcaGCTACTAAACTATCAGACAGAGCTTTTAGCGTAACCAGATATAAGGAAATTATAGAATGGGgcgatatgaaaaaaatattgttagacGCATTCGAAACTCCCTACGGAGCAGCTAACTTACAAATCGaattaaacatagtaaaaacaaaacataatgaaaCCATATGCGCGTACAATAATAGAGTAGAAGAAATATATCAGAAACTATGTAACACGGTAGCCATAGACAAAACACCCACCGAAGCAAAAATATTACGTGACAATATTAGGGAACAAGCGTTAGTCAGTTATATAAACGGTTTAAGCGACCAAATAAAATtcgaagtaaaaacaaaaaatcctaCTACTCTCGAACAAGCAATGCAAATCGCGTTAATTaccgaaaaaaatattcgtacaTATAATGATGTACAAGACATTTTCCGCGCAAATAATACGTATAGCAATAGAAATACGCATCAAAATagacaatttaacaataataatcaaaacacaGCGTACAACTATCGTAACaacgacaataacaataatataaacagaaacaaTACCTACGATAGGAATACTAATAGAAACCCCAATCCGAGGAACATCAATTTTAATGTTAAGCGTTGTCATACGTGCAATCGCGAAGGACATTTTTCGTCACAATGCCGAACGAAAAATGTCGCGTATAATAGTAGACCACCCAATCAGAATAATTTCCACGAGAATCCGAGTTAA